GTGCTCGTCGCTATCTATTATTTAGCGGTGGAATGGCTACCGTTGGGGGCTCACAACAGCACGCTGGCCAACTACCTCTTCGTGGGTGGCATCGTGGCGGTCATTCTGGCCGGACTGATGTCGATGGTGCATTATTATGAAAATATCCTGCGCTGGGGATTGACTAACAAATGGAAATTTCTGGCATTGCCGATTGTTACGCTGCTGTTTGGTGTATTAATCTGGCAGGGCTTTGACCGCATGTTTGGCTTCATGGCTACGGGCATGGAGAAGGCGGGCTGGAGCACATTCCGACAAACCTCCTTATGGAAAGGCGTTACTGAGAAATTCCCCGGTACGGGTAAGGAGTTTATGCCGTCGCTCAACGAAGGTTCGTTCCTGCTCATGCCTACCAGTATGCCTCACTCCGGCATTCAGAAAAACCTCGAATATATCAAGTTGCTGGATAAACGGCTGTCGTCAATTCCCGAGGTGGAAATGGCGGTAGGTAAATGGGGCCGCGTCAATTCAGCCCTTGACCCTGCGCCGGTACAGATGTTTGAAAACACCATCAACTATCGCTCCGAATATATTCTGGATGAAAACGGCCACCGGATGCGCTTCAAAGTGGATAAAGAGGAAAGCTTTGTCCTGAAAAACGGAACAAAATACAATCCGGAGAAAGAGGCATTCCGGGCTATTCCGGCTGATAGCCTGATTCCCGATGATGGCGGTGAATACTTCCGTCAGTGGCGGCCACAAATTAAAAAGCCGCTCGACATCTGGAACGAGATTGTGAAAGTGACCAATATTCCCGGTCTGACCTCTGCACCCAAACTGCAACCCATCGAGACCCGCTTGGTAATGCTTTCCACCGGTATGCGTGCGCCTATGGGGCTCAAGGTGTACGGGCCTGACCTGGCATCTATCGAGAAGGCCGGATTGCAATTCGAACAGGCGCTGAAGCAGGTACCGTCAGTCAAAGCGTCTTCAGTCTTCTATGACCGGGCAGTAGGTGCTCCATACCTCGAAATCAAGCTCAACCGTGAAGCGATGGCCCGATACGGACTTACCGTGAGCGATGTGCAGGAAATCCTGCAAGTGGCTGTAGGCGGCATGACGCTGAGTAGTTCGGTGGAGGGACGCGAACGCTTCCCGATGCGGGTACGTTATGCCCGAGAGTTGCGCGACAACCCCGAGGATTTGAAGAATATCCTCATCCCGGCGATGAACGGAGCACAAATACCGTTGAGCGAAGTGGCCGATATTCAATATACACGCGGTGCACAGATGATTCGTAGTGAAAATACCTTCCTCGTCGGTTATGTTATTTTCGATAAGACGGAAGGAAAAGCCGAGGTGGATGTGGTCAATGAAGGTGATAAGATTTTACAGAAGAAGATTGACTCGGGTGAATTGAAACTGCCGCCCGGCGTGAACTACAAGTTTGCCGGAAACTACGAGCAGGAAATCCGGGCTACCAAACGGCTTTCGATAGTGATACCTATCAGTCTGGTGCTGATTTTCCTGCTGCTCTACTTCCAGTTCCGGACGGTGACTGCATCGTGCATCCACTTCTCGGGCGTCTTCGTGGCATTTGCCGGAGGCTTTCTGATGCTGTGGCTCTACGGGCAGGATTGGTTTATGAACTTCTCCGTGGCGGGCATCAACCTGCGGGATATGTTCCAGATGCACCCAATTAACCTGAGCGTGGCGGTCTGGGTAGGATTCATCGCCCTGTTTGGTATCGCGACCAACGACGGCGTAATCATGGGAACCTACATCCACCAGGTATTTGAAGCGCGGCATCCGGATACGGTACACGATGTGCGTGAAGCCGTCGTTGCAGCCGGAAAGAAGCGTGTTCGTCCGGCTATGATGACTACGGCGGTGGCGGTTATTGCCCTGTTGCCTGTACTCACCTCTACGGGAAAAGGCGCCGATATCATGGTGCCGATGGCGATACCGACATTCGGAGGAATGATTATCCAGGTGATGACTATTTTCGTAGTACCTATCTTTCAGGCGATGTGGCGGGAAGGCGCGGTGAAGAAAATGAAGGGAATGAATGAATTAAAAAATGAAGGAAATGAAGAAGTGGATGCTTAATCTGATAGTCATGTTCTTCTGCATTTCGGCTTACGGA
The window above is part of the Parabacteroides sp. FAFU027 genome. Proteins encoded here:
- a CDS encoding efflux RND transporter permease subunit, translated to MFNRLVKYFLENRLVTFIFLIAFILLGIVYAPFNWKTGIIPRNPIPVDAIPDIGDNQQIVATEWMGRSPKDIQDQVTYPLTTALLGIPGVKTVRSTSMFGMSFIYVIFKDNVEFYWSRSRILEKLNSLPAGTLPAGVTPTLGPDATALGQIFWYTLEGRDPKTGKPNGGWSPQELRTVQDFYVKYSLSAAEGVSEVAAVGGFVKEYQVDINPEAMKSYGVSVMDVMNAVRKSNLDIGAETIELNSVEYIIRGLGYIKNPEDLENAVVTVRNNVPVRIRDVGHTTFGPATRRGGLDKGGAEAVGAVVVARYGSNPMEVINNVKDKIKEIEAGLPQKKLADGSISKVTIVPFYDRTGLIKETIGTLESALSHEILISIIVIIVLVLNLRASMIVAGLLPIGVLMTFILMHFFGVDANIVALSGIAIAIGVMVDIGIVDVENILRHLEMPENKGIRGKQLLSVIYQATTEVRAAVVTSIATTIVSFLPVFAMESAEGKLFHPLAFTKTFALLSAFILGIVVLPTLVHIFFNFRIDTKKIRKICNWVVIGTGVLALIFWHSVVAVALIGIGVNNLLVGRWDEARKEYPTYINIAITVLVAIYYLAVEWLPLGAHNSTLANYLFVGGIVAVILAGLMSMVHYYENILRWGLTNKWKFLALPIVTLLFGVLIWQGFDRMFGFMATGMEKAGWSTFRQTSLWKGVTEKFPGTGKEFMPSLNEGSFLLMPTSMPHSGIQKNLEYIKLLDKRLSSIPEVEMAVGKWGRVNSALDPAPVQMFENTINYRSEYILDENGHRMRFKVDKEESFVLKNGTKYNPEKEAFRAIPADSLIPDDGGEYFRQWRPQIKKPLDIWNEIVKVTNIPGLTSAPKLQPIETRLVMLSTGMRAPMGLKVYGPDLASIEKAGLQFEQALKQVPSVKASSVFYDRAVGAPYLEIKLNREAMARYGLTVSDVQEILQVAVGGMTLSSSVEGRERFPMRVRYARELRDNPEDLKNILIPAMNGAQIPLSEVADIQYTRGAQMIRSENTFLVGYVIFDKTEGKAEVDVVNEGDKILQKKIDSGELKLPPGVNYKFAGNYEQEIRATKRLSIVIPISLVLIFLLLYFQFRTVTASCIHFSGVFVAFAGGFLMLWLYGQDWFMNFSVAGINLRDMFQMHPINLSVAVWVGFIALFGIATNDGVIMGTYIHQVFEARHPDTVHDVREAVVAAGKKRVRPAMMTTAVAVIALLPVLTSTGKGADIMVPMAIPTFGGMIIQVMTIFVVPIFQAMWREGAVKKMKGMNELKNEGNEEVDA